In Fodinibius salicampi, the sequence ATAGTGGTTAATGAGCATCTGCAAACCAGCGATCCCAATATTTATGCGATTGGAGAAATTGCCGAGCACAAAGGATCCATGAATGGAATAACAGCTGCAGCGGAAGAACAGGCGGATATTGCGGCTGCTTATATTTCAGGTGATCTCTCCAGCAGCTATTCGGGTACGGTTTCCATGAATATATTGAAGTTCCCCAACCTTGAACTCTGCTCGATGGGTATAACCGAGATACCCGACAGTGCATCCGGATATGAAAAAATCGTATTGGTGGATAAGAGCGAGCGATTTTATAAGAAATGCATTGTCTACCAAGACCGATTGGTAGGTGCTATTTTGATGGGAGATAAGACTGAGTTCAATGAGTTTCGCCGACTGATAGATAATAACATGGAGTTATCTGATCGGCGTAAAGAGTTGTTGCGTTCCGGTCAGTCGCTGACACCATTGAAAGGCGAAGTAGTCTGTTCCTGCAATAATGTTGGAGACGGAAATATTCTAGAGGCTATTCGTGAGGGATGTGAAGATTTCAAAGATCTTTGCAATCAAACGGGGGCAGGAACAGGCTGTGGAAGCTGTAAGCCCGAAGTAAAAGCAATCCTTGAACAGGCTACAGTGAAATTAAAGCAGTAGAACCAATGAACAGGAAGAAATAAAAAAGTGAAAAGAAAGAAGTGTTAATCTGAAAAGTCGGAGGTGAAAGGTTGAATGTTGAAGGTTTCAACTTAAAGCTGAGCAACCAACGAATAACCAATAACTGGTTGACTGACAACAAATAACCAAAATTGATCCTTGACACGTAGTATAAAAACATCAGTAACTGCTAAATCCGCTATGAAAAAAAATGATCTCATCCGAGCTTTCATTCCCGGTGGAGTTTTAACCCCAAGGGACTTAAAAAAGATTATCGGCATTGCCCAGGACTTGGGGAATGAGGTGGTCCATTTTGGGTCAAGGCAAGATATTATGTTTCCGGGTGATGAGGTGGATCAAAAAAAATTGGATGAAGAATTTGGTTCGATTCAAACAAATTACGAATGGAGCGGACGACGGTATCAGAATATTGTTACTTCCTATTTGGCGGTGGACTTAATGGCAAGTTCTCCGTGGGTCACTTCGGGAACCTATTTTAATGTGCTTGAATATTTTGACTATCGGCCCCGGTTAAAAATAAATATAACGGATCCCAAGCAGAGCCTGGTCCCGTTGTTCAACGGACAACTTAATTTTGTGGCTTCCGACCATGAGGACTATTGGTATCTGTTTATTAAGCTCAACTCCTCCGATGAACTGCAGCGCTGGCCGGTCTTGGTTGATAGCCAGGATATAGGAAAGTTAGCTGCTGCTATAGAGGAGTACCATTTTAGACCTGAAAAGGAAAGTATCATATCCACCAAGAATTTATTCGACGAGATAAATAAAAAAGTAGGGACAAATAACAGAACTATTGACAAAGACTTGGATTACCCCTCTGAGCCCTTTCCATATTATGAAGGATTGAATAAAATGGCTGGTAACAAGTATTGGCTGGGATTGTATTGGCGAAACAATCGCTATACCATCTCTTTCTTAGAGAAGGTTTGCAACCTTTGTGAGCAGACCAACTGTGGACGAATTATCATTACTCCCTGGAAGTCTTTTATTGTTAAGGATATTTCAGAAGAAGACCGGCCGAAGTGGGAACTCTTGTGTGGTAATAATGGAATTAATTTGAGGCACTCGTCCCTCGAACTCAATTGGCATTTGCCCGTGCTTGATGATTCAGCTCTGAAGTTGAAAAATTACCTGGTTGATGTGTTTGACAAGCACGATATCAGCACGTATGGACTAACGTTTTCTATCAAGGAGCAGCCGGTTAACTTGTTTACTTCTGTTGCTATTCTTACCCAGCCGAGTATCCGGCTGTTTGGAAAATATAATGTTTTGAAGCGCTATAATGTACTATACAGCAAGAATTTTGATCCCAATGAGGAGCATTATATCCCATTTGCAATGTATGTCTCAAAGAAGGAGCTGCCTAATGTTCTGATGAGGCTGAGCAGGATATACTACGAAGAAATGAATAAGGAAAAGGAAGATAGGATATGGGAGGAGCAGGAAGAGGAACCTTCTTTGCAAACCGCATTTCAATGTTCGGATTGTATGACGACCTATGATGAGCGATACGGAGATCCACAGTCGGGTATTCCTGAAGGAATACCTTTTGTTGAGCTTCCTAATACGTATTCTTGTCCGATGTGTGAGGCTCCGAAATCTTCATATCAGGAAATAAAAATTGATTTTGGTGAGGAGATAAGTCAGGAATATTAACCAAAAGCAGGAAACAGATTATGCGATTGAATGTAAAGCTTTATGGAATAACAAAAGAGATCATCGGTCAAACGGAATTGGAATACTGCCTTTCTTCATCGCCGGATGTATCTTCATTACGAAAAGAACTTAGAAGAGAATATCCTGAACTCGGCCGACTTACATCATTGATGGTTGCCGTCAATGGGGAGTATGCTCCCCAGGATTTAGTATTGAATGAACAAGACGAGGTGGTTCTCATCCCCCCGGTAAGCGGAGGATGATTTTATGAGAAGTTAACGGGGAATTAAATTATGGTTGAACTAACAGACAAACCTATTGATGTACAGCAAATGATTAACCGGGTTTCGTCAGAAAAAGCCGGCGCATTGGCACTTTTTATTGGGACGGTCAGAAATATGACTGATGGCAAACGGGTAGTAAAGCTCGACTTTGAAGCCTATGATAAGATGGCAATATCGGAACTTGAAAAAATCGTGAATAGAGCCAAAGAGCAATGGCCAATAAAGAATATTTCAGTCATTCATCGCATCGGCGAGCTGCGAATCTCCGATATTGCCGTGGTCATCGCTGTTTCATCACCCCATCGCAAAGAAGCATTTAGAGCTTGTGAATTTGTGATTGATACCCTCAAAGAAACGGTCCCTATTTGGAAGAAAGAGTTTTTTGAGGACAAGGAAGTTTGGGTGTCTGCACATCCGTGAATCAAGTTATTAGTTAATTTTTAGCACCGATACTAAGCTCATTATAGCATTTTCCCTGATTGTGTTAAGCATGGACACTTAAAACAGCCTATTGAGGCTTTTTGGGAAGATTTTTTCTTCTAACATCATTTTTTACTGACGGCTGAAAAATTTTAGTCAAACCCATGGTTATTCCAAGAATTTATGCTTGGAAATAGATAGGTTTGTTCCTCTTTTACTATTTAATTTATCCTCTTGGGAAGTTCTTCTGCTATTTCGTTAATAAAGATAGCCAGCTTGGGACGCGAAGGCTCAAAATCAGCCTTAATTCCATGTGACTCCAATCCACCAGAGCAAACGGGTCCGATGGATGCCACTACTACTTCTTTCAGGGCCTTGCGCAACTCCTCTTTGGATGCCACCATACCTGCTACCTTCATCACATGATTAACCTGAGTTTTACTGGTGAAAAGTACAATATCTGTTTCTCCATCCAGAATAGCCCGAATGCCTTTTTTTAACGGTTTCAGATCATCCGGAAGAGCCCAGCGGTAGATAGAGGTCTGCAATAATTCAGCACCGCGTGCCTCTAATTCTCTATTTAGTTTTTCATTCGGTTCGCCATATTCCTGTATGGCTATGAGCTTTTTATTTAAATCCGAGGTTAATTTGTTATCGGCAAGGGATTTAAGGAGCTCTTTCCAAGTGTTAGGTTCCGGCACTTTTATATCAATCGGTATATCGAGCTCACGAAGTACTTTAGCCGGCTTAGGTCCACGCGAAACAACAGTAAGATCCGATAATGCCTGGTGTATATTCTCCCAGTCGTACTTGGTTTTCATGGTTTTAACCAGCATATCTGTGCCTACACCCGTCATGCAAATCAGAATATCTACATTACCGGCAAAGAGTTCATCGCAGAATGAAAATACAGCGGTATGATTTTCCAAGGGTACTTCCTGCATGGATGGGGCGCTAATAGTCCGGGCTCCTTTTCGTTGCAAGAGTTGTGCGGTAGAATTTGCCATTCGGCTTTCAAATGCCAAAGCCGTAATATTTTCAAGTGGAGTTGTAGTGCTCATAGGTTAATCAGTTTTTCAAACTTAAGATCAATGAAAAATACTATTCATTTTAATGGTATGTAAAAGGAGAAAGTTATTTAATCAAGTTTTGATTCATCGGGTTGATAATTTTGCCAGAGCCTGCTCATATTCCCCGGGATTATTGGCATTCATAAGCTCTTGTGAATCAGGAGGATCTAATAGCTGAACGTCAGCGTTGATTAATGCCTTCCGGGGACAAGAGTGGCCCATTCCCAGAAACGTCAGTAGAACCTGGTAACTTTTAGGTTCCCAAATGGTAATAAGCGGTTCCGGGAATCCGCTCTCGTTATTTTTAAATGCAGTGGCAATTTTAGAAGGATTTTGATTCTCTTTGAGACTCTCTAACGTTTTGGATGTTAACAAAGGAAGATCGCAGGCCACTGTGAGGAAGGCTGAATCTGGATGCTGCTTGAAAGCTGATAATAGGGCTCCCATGGGACCCATATCCAGAAAGGAATCGGTAATAATGTTATAACCCTCCGGTATATCTGATTGCTGTTCCTTTCGGCATGAGAGGAATACTTCATCGCAATAATCATCCAGCAGTTCATAGAGATGCACGCGTTGCGGCTTGCCATGATAGTCTAACTTGGTTTTGTCGGTGTGCATTCTTGTACTTTTTCCACCGGCCAATACCAATCCTTTCAAGGGGGATATTGCACCCTCTAAAAGTTGTTCAATATTGGAGGCAATTTTTGCAGTATCTCCAATTTTAAAAACAGGGACCTGGTCCATCTCTTTTATATTTTTCTTCACGTAATCAGGTATCCGGGTTAGTCCTTCTTGCAATACAATGAGCTTTGTATTGGCTAAATCTTCCGGTTTTACCGGCTTCCGTGGATCAATAACTGTAATTCGGTTTTGGACTTTAAAATGATTCCCGTTAAGAAGTATCAAGTCTACTTCATTAAAGATCGATTTGACCTGATAGTTATTCAGCCTCTTTTTAAAATTAAATTTTTGTACGGACTCTGTCTGAATATGGACCAGGTCAGTATCTGGATACGTTTCTGAACTATCTCTATCAGAACTATTTTTATCCCAATGCTCTGCATCTATATAGCCGAGCTGGTACTTTTGGGATAACTGTTTGCTAAGTTGATTGGCAAACTTTTTAATGGCCGTACAAGTGGTACCAACAATGGACAGCTCATTTCTGCCAAATGTACCATCATGCGCCTTAGCTAATGAAGTGTGTTTTTGATGAGGTTGCCCGTTCTTATTCTTTGGCATTATTGAGGATCGTTTTACCGATTTGATTCGATTTTATTATTAACTGCAGTAATTATTATTAATTAAGTTAGTAAAATATGAATTATATCAATAATTTATTAATATAATTAGTTTTTTTAAGAAAATTATTTATACATAAATATATGATAGGAGTATCAGAGGCTAGTGATATTATTAATGGGATAAAGCTGAAGATAGAGACTGAGAAACTTGATATTTCTGAAACTGTTGGAATGATTCTCCGGGAATCCATAACACTGGATAGGGATTTACCCCCTTTCGACCGGGTTATGATGGATGGAATTGCTATTCAGTATGATAAGTGGGAACAGGGGCAGAGCGTGTTTCCGGTAGAGGGGTTACAAAAAGCAGGGGGACCTAAGCAGGTCATGGATGGTAGCGGACACTGTATGGAAGTTATGACCGGAGCAATATTACCAGGTAAGACGGATACTGTGATTCGGTATGAGGATATTGAAATCCAGCAGCAGGAAAAAGAAACTGTAGCAGTTATACAAAAAAGTCCGAAAGCAAAGGGACAGAATATCCATCCAAAAGGAACTAATCGCCCAAAAGGGGATCTGGTAGCGA encodes:
- a CDS encoding rubredoxin, with protein sequence MKKNDLIRAFIPGGVLTPRDLKKIIGIAQDLGNEVVHFGSRQDIMFPGDEVDQKKLDEEFGSIQTNYEWSGRRYQNIVTSYLAVDLMASSPWVTSGTYFNVLEYFDYRPRLKINITDPKQSLVPLFNGQLNFVASDHEDYWYLFIKLNSSDELQRWPVLVDSQDIGKLAAAIEEYHFRPEKESIISTKNLFDEINKKVGTNNRTIDKDLDYPSEPFPYYEGLNKMAGNKYWLGLYWRNNRYTISFLEKVCNLCEQTNCGRIIITPWKSFIVKDISEEDRPKWELLCGNNGINLRHSSLELNWHLPVLDDSALKLKNYLVDVFDKHDISTYGLTFSIKEQPVNLFTSVAILTQPSIRLFGKYNVLKRYNVLYSKNFDPNEEHYIPFAMYVSKKELPNVLMRLSRIYYEEMNKEKEDRIWEEQEEEPSLQTAFQCSDCMTTYDERYGDPQSGIPEGIPFVELPNTYSCPMCEAPKSSYQEIKIDFGEEISQEY
- a CDS encoding MoaD/ThiS family protein encodes the protein MRLNVKLYGITKEIIGQTELEYCLSSSPDVSSLRKELRREYPELGRLTSLMVAVNGEYAPQDLVLNEQDEVVLIPPVSGG
- a CDS encoding molybdenum cofactor biosynthesis protein MoaE; the protein is MVELTDKPIDVQQMINRVSSEKAGALALFIGTVRNMTDGKRVVKLDFEAYDKMAISELEKIVNRAKEQWPIKNISVIHRIGELRISDIAVVIAVSSPHRKEAFRACEFVIDTLKETVPIWKKEFFEDKEVWVSAHP
- a CDS encoding uroporphyrinogen-III synthase — translated: MSTTTPLENITALAFESRMANSTAQLLQRKGARTISAPSMQEVPLENHTAVFSFCDELFAGNVDILICMTGVGTDMLVKTMKTKYDWENIHQALSDLTVVSRGPKPAKVLRELDIPIDIKVPEPNTWKELLKSLADNKLTSDLNKKLIAIQEYGEPNEKLNRELEARGAELLQTSIYRWALPDDLKPLKKGIRAILDGETDIVLFTSKTQVNHVMKVAGMVASKEELRKALKEVVVASIGPVCSGGLESHGIKADFEPSRPKLAIFINEIAEELPKRIN
- a CDS encoding NTP transferase domain-containing protein; amino-acid sequence: MPKNKNGQPHQKHTSLAKAHDGTFGRNELSIVGTTCTAIKKFANQLSKQLSQKYQLGYIDAEHWDKNSSDRDSSETYPDTDLVHIQTESVQKFNFKKRLNNYQVKSIFNEVDLILLNGNHFKVQNRITVIDPRKPVKPEDLANTKLIVLQEGLTRIPDYVKKNIKEMDQVPVFKIGDTAKIASNIEQLLEGAISPLKGLVLAGGKSTRMHTDKTKLDYHGKPQRVHLYELLDDYCDEVFLSCRKEQQSDIPEGYNIITDSFLDMGPMGALLSAFKQHPDSAFLTVACDLPLLTSKTLESLKENQNPSKIATAFKNNESGFPEPLITIWEPKSYQVLLTFLGMGHSCPRKALINADVQLLDPPDSQELMNANNPGEYEQALAKLSTR